The nucleotide sequence ACTCCCGGTATCCCGACAGAATCGGGTTGACCCGCGCGAACAGGTGCAGCGTCCGACGCAGCGCCCGCGGATCGCTCTGCATCTGATCCATCATCTCCGGTTCCTCCGACCGGACCGTCATGTCGGGCAGCCAGCCGATCATCACCACGCCCTCCTCCGAAACACCAGCACCTCCGTGACCCCCAGGTAGTATCGCCGCCCCGCGACCGGCTCGAACCCGGCGTCCTCGAACATCGCCCGCAACCTCTCCCGATCCGGAAACTGCCGAAGGCTCTCCGCGATATACCCGTACACCTCCCCGTTCCCGTGCAGCGCCCAGCCCCAAAAATCGCCCCACGTCCGCAGCAGCCAGTACTCCAGCCAACGGCCCGCCCGGCCCGTCGGCTTCGAAAAATCCAGCAACGCCGCCGTCCCGCCCGGCTTGCACACCCGCGCAATCTCACGCACCGCCCGTCCCACCGTCGGAGCATTGCGCAACGCATACCCGCCGGTCACCACGTCCACGCTCCCATCCGCCAGACCCGTCTCGCACATGTCCGCGCGGACAAACGCGACCCGTTCGCCGAACCGGTTGCGCCGACGCGCACGATCGAGCATCGCCTCGGTCAAATCCAACCCCACGATCCGGCCATCAAGATATCGCCGGGCCAGACCGAACGTCAGATCC is from Phycisphaerae bacterium and encodes:
- a CDS encoding ubiquinone/menaquinone biosynthesis methyltransferase, with the translated sequence MRRTFSLRMHDYIHFPEGKLAYNERMFTEIAPRYDFITRALSLGRDGAWKRRLVAMLPDVAAPVCLDLACGTGDLTFGLARRYLDGRIVGLDLTEAMLDRARRRNRFGERVAFVRADMCETGLADGSVDVVTGGYALRNAPTVGRAVREIARVCKPGGTAALLDFSKPTGRAGRWLEYWLLRTWGDFWGWALHGNGEVYGYIAESLRQFPDRERLRAMFEDAGFEPVAGRRYYLGVTEVLVFRRRAW